The Brassica napus cultivar Da-Ae chromosome C1, Da-Ae, whole genome shotgun sequence DNA segment TTGATGGAGGAGGAGGTAGCAAAGCAGTGGATCATTAGACATTAGGTTTAGAGTGAAAAAGGTCCAAGCTCCTCGGTGTGATTGGAAGACGGCGACGTTGGAGTACTCGTTGTGACGGCGTCGGTCGTGGTGTGGTGCGGCGCTTGAAGATAGAACTTTAGGCATAGAATTTTAGGTGTAGgcttaatatttttgaaaaaaattggtttagtttggttttgtttgatatACCGGTCATAAATATGTAACCAatttcgatatatatatatatatatatatttttttttaataatgatataataACAATTATTATCTGCTATTAGAAGTTATACAATTGCACAATTAATAAAACGCCATCaaactaatattttaacatagCACAAGTTAAACGCTATCTAAAGTGTCCGAGAAAAGATTGCGGGGAAAGATACAACGTTCGCCATAACGCTGCGATATCTTGCAATAACGTTTTTCTCATGCTATATATGagacgttttcttgtagtaatAAAGCTagattatatttataatgttttatgttttaaagttatttatattttaattatcatatttattaacattacttttaaatttaaatacaaaaaatatattaaaccagATTATTGAATCAGGTTTGACCCGGTCAaaccatattgaaccgtgaTCCAAAAAATTTCCGGTTCAGTTCCCGGTCCGATTTTAAAAACAATGGCTTTAGCCTTTAGCTTGCTGATAcgtagaataaaaaaaaagagttattcttgggttcaccccctagggtgaacctttaggttcaccaaccaatagaaaattgtcattttaaatctagtatcttttaattaaggaaaccaaataacttggcaaattatattatcttttcaaaataaaatttaaaaataaataaaaataatatataaaaaacgaattaaaaaaaataatgttgtcaacaaaacactaaaccctaaactctaatactaaaccctaaactcaaatcctaaaccctaaatccttgggtaaaccctaaatccttgggtaaacccctaaacccttggaaaaatactaaacatgttgtcaacaaaacactaaaccctaaactctaatcctaaaccctaaacccttgggaaaaccttaaacccttgggtaaaccctaaacccttaggtaaaccctaaacccttggaaaaacactaaacatttggataaattctaaattataaatcttaaacactaaactctaaatcttaaaaataaattttttttttaaataatctttttttagaactattgttatttttatttatttaattttttatttttttattttaaaaacataatataatttggcaagttattttgtttccttaattaaaagatactagatttaaaatgacaactttctattggttggtgaacctaaaggttcacctagggggtgaacccaagaaaaagtcaaaaaaaaaggcaaactACTAGGAGGGATATAAGTACCCTTGCTTGATTGTCACACACCGTAAGTCAAccaatccccccccccccccccccccccccacacacacacagatatatattttagttgttGGGTTGATGAGGATAACAATTATGTAGAACACTACACAATCCAGCTTGCATCAAATGGTTTATTTACTGCATTTATGATATTATCTTTTGAGAAACATACTTTTAATGCAAATTTGCCTTTATTTTCCCAAAGGATTCTTGTTCAAGCCTTTCCTGCTTAAACACTGGATTCATTAGAAAGAGTTGGATTTGAAGCTAGCAAAAGGAATAGAGAAATAGGAAAGATACAAGAAATCTCTGACACAAATATATCATTTACTCTTCAGGGAATTAGTCTTTACCATTTTTGCTGGTTGGAAAACCAATTGTGTCTAAAGTGGTCGGATCTTCTAATGATCGTAAGTCAACAGAGGTTTCCGTTTCTGGCATCTTCCCTACctgtagagagagaggagaaagagAATAAGTCAAAAATTTCTCAGACCTTAAAAGCCATTAAAGACACATCCCAGAAGTAATTTGAACTCTAAAAATCTAACAACTCACAGTATTCAGCAAACCAGGAATCTCCTTTGAAACAAGTGCAAGATATTGCTCCATTGCCTCTTCTTGACTCATGTTTCCAAGTCTTTGCCAGGCATTCCTAGCACAAGGTGGTAAGCAATGTATGTCACTTGCACATAGCAGTTATTGAGCATGTATCTTTTAAAGCTTTGCCCCTCCTAGTTTCTAGTGTAATAAGTCCCCTCCCATATCCGCAATACGACttaccaaatctacaatatagAAATGTATTCCTAACCATTTGGCAGAGTTAAGTATGGTACCATTTAGCGCGAGCAGAGAGCATGATGGCCATAGGCTGTGCCTCTCGGCATGACCCTTCAGTGGCGATCTTGTGCAGACCGTACAGCTCCATCTTAGCCTCAGCAGTAATTTCTTCACCTTTCCCTGATTGCTCCAGAAGATTTGAAGCAGCTGAAAAGGTTATCTCAAGCTCACTCTTCTCAATTCCCTcccaatcatcatcatcatcatcatcttcttcaatacTCAACTCCACTTGCTCTTCAATACAAAACTCCATCTTATCCTCACTCTTCTCACCACTGTTACTTTCTTCAACCCTAACCTCCTCAGATTCCGTGACTACGACTTCTCCTCTTTCTACACAAGAACTTACTCCTTCTGCCGATGATAGTTCCTCCTCGCGTCCTCGATTGATAATCTCCTCTGCTATCATGTTTTCTTGAACTGCAGAGGCAGTGGACTCAGCTTCCGCCGTACTTTCAATCAACTCTTGGCGTTCATCACCGACTTCTCCACTTGTTTCTTCTCTCCCTTCGTCTTCACCACGAACTATCATCTCCTTGGCTATCACATTCCCCGGCGAGACAGCGGCCAAGAACTCATTAGCTTCCGTAGTTAGAACCACCAACTCAACGTCTCTAGCGGCTTCTTCAACTTCATCAACAACACGATCAGCTCCGTTTCCAAACCGATCCACATTCTCATCAACAACAACTCGGAGTTTTCTCTCGCTCTGGACCACCGGAGCATCCACTTTCAAACCAAAACAAAGCTCCTCCACCGTAGCAGAACCATCACCGACACCGATCTCGGTTTTCTCTATCCGATCGCTTTCCCCGGCCATAGAAACAGATACGATTTTGGCGACaaggaaagaaaagagaagcGCAACAACCGCCGTGAGAAGCAACTCTAGTAAAAACTCCATGATGATGATGGATCACGCAAAGACGAAACAGGGGAAAATAGAGAAGCAGAGATACTGAGGGATCTATGAAGGAAGTTAAATCAAGGAacgtcaaatatttttttagaggaaagaaaaataaaagagaaaagggaaagaaagaagaagaggaagaaagtATATTCGTGGAGAGTCTTCGGCTTTATGCGACATAGCGGGTCCGGCAATAACAGGACTTTTCCTCAACACCTAACCGCTTTTAATGCTGACTTGGCTCTTACGGTTTACGCTTATCCTCTTCACCCACCTGGCTGGCTCCTTCTGCACCGCGCCGTTTTTTTTCCAATGGACTCACTTAATGGGCCTAAACAAGCCCATTATGCAGTACAGCCCAAATATATTTTGATCCTTTTTCTCAGAGAAAATTTATTACTCATTTCCGCTAACTGGATAACTGGTCAGAGCGAATATATACCATGAACGTTTGTGAAAAATcgttttattctattttatacgaatagtatattttactattttaatttgTATCGAATGTCTGGAtatttagaataattttttttaaagagttatatgtttatttttgagctcacaattttatttaaagagttatatgtttatgttccaattttatatattaaaacagaattcacaaccttgattcatgtgtgatttttttttttaaatgaacctattcctaaaaagtcatgttacatttaattaaaaagtcatgttacatttaatctctaatgttatcatttaaattttgagcctaccagaaatttttattgggctatcagtaattagatttaaacaatagatggtccattggatttatagatagtataaattaatataatttaatgttgtaatattatatctccatatgttaaatatttgtcgatgttaacttttaaaattataaaaaaaattttaaataacaaaaattatattatctaacaatgattattctttactaccttaaaccaattaaaacaaattttaaactatatagtttattttaaaaattaaacgaaaactaaatgtttaattatttactcgataattaaatcttaaatctatgaagcgaaaagttaactttctaaatttgtgaaatgttacaatatctttgaatatgacaataaaacaatattttactaatctttatatatatagttacgattttaacaATGAAAtgataatccgaaaatatatatatatatatatatatatataaagatacaaatatatatgaaagtttgaaataatatattcaatgaaaaatatataccgtaaacttattatgttttaaaaactgatagacacatatatattataatatactagtggtattccgacgggtttgtatattttatattttgatgaattttaaattaattttatgattttagtaaataaaatattttcaaataaatgaaGAAGCACATATGTTGAAAGAGAATGATAGAGcgtagttgttttttttttggtaaaatgttaaattttataccaattttaatttttgacagCAATTACAGAGAAAGACAAAGAAAGCAGAgtaactaaaatctaaaactaaGACTAAGTAACAACAGAAACCAAAAAGTGGTCACAATCAACAAAAACACATCTAAGCAACTAGAAGATCCAACATGTAGAAACACCGAttccaaaccctaaaactcgGACATTTGTGTTGTTGCCACAGATCCTAAGATCTTGAGTCCTCATCGTCGTTGCCACGAGCATCACCATTTAAGGCCGCCCTCAAAACCTCAAACGCGGGTAGCGCCTACAGCTTCTCCGAAGACTAACACAAAAACGAGACAAGTTCAAACAACAAGTTACATCTAGCGGCACGGGAGCGTAGTTGTTAAGGATGAATATGATATGAATTTTGGATTGACAGATGCATTCTTTACCGATGCATGATAGAGTAGTTGTTAAGGAACGACCGCCTCATTCTATTTATTGGTACTTATTCTTCACTATTATGTTCTTGTTTTCATCGGGTGTCTTCTTCACCATTGCTGGAAGATGAGCTTTAACTTGATggaactctttttatttttaacttttaatgagTAATGGTACGTCAATAAGTGAAGGAAGTGTGGGAGCATGTTTACGTTACGAATAGCAGTGAGTTTATCCGAGTGTTTTAAACGTGGAGGCGTACTCCCTAGAGCCACTGTGGAGGCTTACTGTACAACTGAGTTTTGAATATCATTGTTCTTGTCGTTGCTTACGATACTATTAATATTTTGGTCTAACACTGTGGGGTTTAGTGGTTGCTATTTGGTTTAtgttaataagaa contains these protein-coding regions:
- the LOC106376026 gene encoding acyl-CoA-binding domain-containing protein 3, with the translated sequence MEFLLELLLTAVVALLFSFLVAKIVSVSMAGESDRIEKTEIGVGDGSATVEELCFGLKVDAPVVQSERKLRVVVDENVDRFGNGADRVVDEVEEAARDVELVVLTTEANEFLAAVSPGNVIAKEMIVRGEDEGREETSGEVGDERQELIESTAEAESTASAVQENMIAEEIINRGREEELSSAEGVSSCVERGEVVVTESEEVRVEESNSGEKSEDKMEFCIEEQVELSIEEDDDDDDDWEGIEKSELEITFSAASNLLEQSGKGEEITAEAKMELYGLHKIATEGSCREAQPMAIMLSARAKWNAWQRLGNMSQEEAMEQYLALVSKEIPGLLNTVGKMPETETSVDLRSLEDPTTLDTIGFPTSKNGKA